The DNA segment gggagcagataagctgtgacatcatctattgtcagtagtgatgtaatgatagggcACGTTTCTTACCCATCCTGTCGCGTtccaagaaagtgcattgtccgacgatcatgcacatctgccgcaattcactaagatcgtgcgcccgatatcctgcatgtgtcgtttcgcCACTCAGgtcaaaatccgacgaaagtgcgtacgcggacccttagtaaataaaccccaatatgTCTGTGTTATCATTACAGAAGTCTTTGTGCAGGAAGGGGATGGATATCCCTTTGCAAAACTGTAAGTCTTAAAGACACACATGTAACAatatacaccattttacatatacTTTATTGTGTTGGCTCCATGTTGGTTTGAGACATGTATAGAATGAGAATGACTTTATTCTGACAATCCTTAATAACATATCATATTTTATCTTTCTCATATTTTCTTGTGTCTCTATAGCTGAATTTGTTTAACTACCATTGAAATAGGTTTCCCAAGTTAAAAATATTGATGGCCTTCTTTTAAGGATAgatcctcaatatcagattggtgggggcccaTCTCCAAACATTCATTTTCAGCAGCTGACATATAGAGCATGGAACAATAAGAAGACAGCTCCATTCTAAGAGCAGTGGTCAGACTAGGTTACTGCAGGTCAGCTCCCTTTCATTTGTATCAGAGATAATCAAATATGCAATGACTTGATTTAGCCACTACACTGAAAATGATGCTGTCTACTTCCTGTGTTTAGTGTTAGACCCCCACCATCTGATTATCCATTTTATGGGTGTGGTTCAATATTTTCAGCTTGTAAAACCATTTTAAAACAGTTTTAGATTAACTAAAAAAAGTGTTTAGACCTAAAAGATGAGAACGCGTTGAAAAGTCTTTTTCTAACACAGAGGAAAAAAATGTAACCTGCTCCGGCCAGCAAGCCCATCATGACGGTGGTGCCGAGAATGGAAGGTGCTCGTTTCTTGGCCACACGGAAAGCAGTCGGCAACACAGCAGAGATGAGTATGTTATTGACATTCCCCAGAACTTGACTGAACGTCTTCCTCTGCAGGATCCTTTCATAGTATGCCTCCAAATTAGGACGTTTTCCATTCCCCCAGTTTCTTCTTGCAAATCCAAGGAACTTCAATCGGTGAAGAGTGACAGCTAATGATACATCTGCCAGGCTGAAGAACTGTCCACATAGCCAAGACTCACTGCCTGACCCTTCTTCTGTATACAAGACAAAAACATCACCATCAAAAGTCCCAGGACCCTTCAGTTTCAGAAATGAAAGCTAATATGACATATCTGAAGATCCCAGCAAGTAAAGGGTGAGGGCTCCCATCTTAAAGACTTAAAGGGgaactgtcatcagcaattgatctaataaaccactatcagaaTATTGTCAAGAAGCTTAACGCCTTCTAATTTTTGTTTCCTTCATGGTGCAGTGTGCATCATGCAGAAAAGTAACTGTGaagtgagttgtaaattggttttatacagtcaaggaggcggagagtttgacACTGTAGTCAAGATGGGGAGCTCtggacgcctcctcctctgtgacagaCATCATGCaacggacttcaggagatctggttagtgatgtctctgggtgcaggaccatcaaattacagtgaaggagggggggggggttctgaggaaaagagagcttgacttaagtgctaaaatctccacctccttgactataCAGCCaatttaaatctcacttcaaagttgattttctggttgatgcttcactggatcatgaaagaaacacgatttctgctgacaggttccctttaatctggaATATGGCTGCAATCTAGATATCTGCCATATTGgaatttttccaatgggaaggtggtAATGTACCATATCCAagaaatattataattattatagtgGTGGTTGATTTCTAAAATAATTCTTTAATACTTCTTTAATACTTGACCCACTTCCTATTGGAAAAAACTTGCGCTAGAAGAACACCTAGAATTTATTCTATAGTTGTAGATTTTTGCCTGTCACAGTAAATTACTCACAAATCAGGAAAGATTATAATGTGTAGTTATTACCTGGGGTTTCTTCACTACGTCTTTGCAATTCAGTTTCAACCTGGTCCAGCACTTTTTCCAGCTCATCCAGTATTTTCTTCAAGTATTTTAGGTTATCATGCTCCATCAGTTTAGTCTGTGAAGACATCAACATCCCAGAAATCCACTTAACCAGTCATCTAGCCAATCTTTTGCCTGTGCAGATATGACTAGGTAtatcttaaaagggttgtccacttttaacaaatatttgtgcaatggaaagttatacaattttccaatatactttctgtatcaattcctcacaattttctagatctctgctttctgtcattcaataggaagcctcattgtttacattctgtggataaaaatctggttctggtcatgtgatgtcacacaggtgcatggctcgttatattacGCAGCTCTGGTAACCTTCTGTTATTTAATaaaccgtgcgcctgtgtgacatcacatgaccagggatataacaacaaGGAAATGTTTCAGTATTATAACTTTTGCAACTAGAGTGACACCGATAGAAATAATAGGGGGCACAGACACAATGTACCCCCTTTAGATGAAATAGATTCCTTAAATAGTTCCTAAAAATAGGAAAGATAAaaggaaacaaaacacaaaaaatagaaagcataaaataacactttattagatcaattaaaacaaatccatttaaaaagacaacatacacagaaaaagtccaccaaaggtcagataactaaatatacatgagaAATAGATCATAATAACCTATATAAAAGGTCTAGTCCTCAGAGAAAGTCAAGGTATTTGCGTACTAACAAGTATCACACATTAcctagaggaataacagagggcagggggcacatacacaggtctacatacacacattacccTGATGAAGGAAGAAGAACCATGTGTTGGGTGGTGTCAACCCTTGGTCTGTGTATCCCTGTAAATGTGtccccttgtcctctgttattccctgtggtaatgtgcaatacttgtttgtaagctaATACCTTAACTTGTTCTTATGACTATACATTCTATACCTTTGTATAGGTTATTGTGATCTATTTGTCATGTATATTTAtcaccattggtggactttttctgtctATTTTATcttggatttgttttaattgatctaattaagtcttattttattttctacattttggttTGTTTCCTTTTTTCATGGTGTAGCTAGAAAAGAGTGTAATAACGAAACGTCACTCCCCTCCATCCATAACACCTTCTATCttctcaatcatctatctatccctctcatatctatctatctatataacacTGCAGCACAGCATATGGGACAGATTGAAGACTCCTCTCTCTCTATCCAGACTGCTATCTCCTGCTACCCCAGGGTGGAGGGAAGACTGTGTATTATTTGTTTATGTAGTgctgtagggaaagctgaggctgtacagggagagataagagtgaacatgtttggttattacattagttaggcctcctggcagcacatgagtGCAGGGAGAGTGGAGTTTCTCATATGTACATTCTCCATATTCAGCCCAGTGTGGACGGGAAGTGCCTAGAAATGGCCGTTTGAGGCATCACTGACAGAGGCTGACaacaggggggaggctgctgaatcAGGCCCTGAAGCAGTGAAAGAAGCAAGATtctggtaactaatccaattgcagaaGCGCTTAAAAttgcctgccctacaacatatcaaaatttgtttttaaaagatggttactttttaataaatgtggtacaaagCATTTCAGGTTCAAATTATTCCAGAACTCTGCCACTGACAGAttcatgtatctatctcatacaggcaatccctgggttatgtacaggataggttctgtaggtttgttcttaagttgaatttgtatgtaagtcgaaactgtatgttttataattgtaactccagcccaaatttttgggtcattgtgataattggattttaaaaaactgGATCATTTCACTAGTTGTGGGAAATTTATCATTGgggtttttgtctatgtttttcattgttttGAAGCAATTgttgtacaaatgctgttttgcgattTTCCGTAGCGCCAAAAAAAACATacgacagtgcaaagtcactttgacatagatccTACTTGCGCTAAAATTCATTACAGGCAGACCCCGggctatgtacaagataggttctgtaggtttgttcttaagttgaatttgtatgtaagtcggaactgtatattttataattgtaacaccagacaacaattttttgatctctgtgacaattggattttaaaaatgttggattgtcataagaaccatgattatcaataaagcttcattacagacacctctgataactgttatagctcatcattgtagccaaaggctaaagtactgtgaatcaccaacatccagaggtccgtttgtaactaggggtcgtctgtaagtcgggtgtttttaagtaggggaccgtctgtatatatatatagcaatattCGCAACACTTACTTTCAAGCGTTTTTGTTTTGCAATGTAGGCATCTTCAAGGTCAGGATTTTCTTGCGCAAGTTTCTTGAGTTCGGACTCAGTACTGCCAATCTGACCTAAATGATTAATATCAATGAGAGATTCATCATGATGAAAGACAATTATCAAGTATCTGGGGGCTTTAGAAAAATAACAGGAAATTATCTCCGAATAATTATAGTTTAGTATTAACCAAATCACATTACTTGATTACTGAGGTCATGAACCGAATTTATTATGCTAATGGATTTCCAGTTGCAAAAACAGACAGTCTTCAATATTTCTTGTTAGACAAAGGTCACAAATGCATCATACATCCATGCATTAGAAGACTGAGTTTGCATACAAGGAATAAAACTATTTTTGGCTATTAtatgacttgttttctgcatttttAGGATTATATTAAttcctttttgcattttttttttcacatttggccatttttttgcaactttatgAAACTCGTGGCGCACAGGTTTTCCTGCCTAGTGTCAAATTAATCTTTGACCTGCACCTGCTGACAGATGTTGACTTATGATTTGTCACAGATTTGTGCCTTAAtagtcacaaaaaatgtgcaataaCACTCCAGTCCCCACCAAGCGTAGGAAACTGCTTGGTAAAGGTTGCACCAATAActgcacaaaaaaacccacacgaTTTTACTGAAGGAAAATTGCCCATAGATAAGTCAAAGAGCAGAACAtctcaacaacaaaaaaaacatgctGGCGCAAATTGCAAGTATAAGATACATCTGCccctttatatactgtacatacttcgAATTCTGGACGTTGCATATGCTGGTATCATCGAGTCTACGGTCAGCTCTGGGTGCAGGATACATCCATGAGTATATGCGTCCATAGGCAATGAATCCAGCAGTTCCCTGTAGTGCTGCACTCGGATATGGTAGACGCTTCCTTCATCTGGTACGAGTCTTGGTGTTTTCTCTGCAATATATATTCAGGATTATACAGTGTAGAGACTAGTGACATCTCACTCCCAAAGAGGACAATTCAGGTAATACTAGCAGAGTGAAATGAGACCCGACTGATGATATATTATAGGAAATATATCAGgtatataaaaaattttacaGTGAACCTTTGAGTAAAAGTTTCAAGGAGTTTCCACAAAAGATAATATCATAAAGGTCTATTCACTTGAAGGAAAAATTTTAGAAAATGACGACTTGTCCCGAGATGTTACGGTGATTATTAAGATCAATCAGTCAAAGAAATTTC comes from the Engystomops pustulosus chromosome 5, aEngPut4.maternal, whole genome shotgun sequence genome and includes:
- the GDAP1 gene encoding ganglioside-induced differentiation-associated protein 1 isoform X2, translated to MSEDPGSVRPPPGEQLILYHWTHSFTSQKVRLVIAEKALKCEEHDVSLPLSEHNEPWFMRLNPSGEVPVLVHGENIICEATQIIDYLEQTFTDEKTPRLVPDEGSVYHIRVQHYRELLDSLPMDAYTHGCILHPELTVDSMIPAYATSRIRSQIGSTESELKKLAQENPDLEDAYIAKQKRLKTKLMEHDNLKYLKKILDELEKVLDQVETELQRRSEETPEGSGSESWLCGQFFSLADVSLAVTLHRLKFLGFARRNWGNGKRPNLEAYYERILQRKTFSQVLGNVNNILISAVLPTAFRVAKKRAPSILGTTVMMGLLAGAGYIFFLCVRKRLFNAFSSFRSKHFF
- the GDAP1 gene encoding ganglioside-induced differentiation-associated protein 1 isoform X1, with protein sequence MSEDPGSVRPPPGEQLILYHWTHSFTSQKVRLVIAEKALKCEEHDVSLPLSEHNEPWFMRLNPSGEVPVLVHGENIICEATQIIDYLEQTFTDEKTPRLVPDEGSVYHIRVQHYRELLDSLPMDAYTHGCILHPELTVDSMIPAYATSRIRSQIGSTESELKKLAQENPDLEDAYIAKQKRLKTKLMEHDNLKYLKKILDELEKVLDQVETELQRRSEETPEEGSGSESWLCGQFFSLADVSLAVTLHRLKFLGFARRNWGNGKRPNLEAYYERILQRKTFSQVLGNVNNILISAVLPTAFRVAKKRAPSILGTTVMMGLLAGAGYIFFLCVRKRLFNAFSSFRSKHFF